The following proteins are encoded in a genomic region of Oncorhynchus keta strain PuntledgeMale-10-30-2019 chromosome 6, Oket_V2, whole genome shotgun sequence:
- the LOC118385085 gene encoding histone acetyltransferase KAT5-like, which yields MTKMADSSVDVIEGCRLPVLRKNQENEDEWPLAEILSVKEIPGRKLYYVHYIDFNKRLDEWVTPERLDMKKLQFPKKEAKTPTKNGLPGSRPSSPEREVVRAAGTGPQHPPSRPPQPQAQQKCLPTKTSIPDFQVLQQQVQRKSLDLNLQTATAPSRGKTLPTPKRKAESVSLATQVSPATPVPSLPGLAEASQVSVYPAVRDTNTFNLKSNAHDDHEQLTSLTTNGTARRPMPNQPGRKRKQPPNCGGTDEIIKVFQYNNSPRCANVYLPPGEDSQDSSDGIPSAPRMTGSLVSDRSHDDIVTRMKNIDCIELGRHRLKPWYFSPYPQELTTLPILYLCEFCLKYLKSLKCLQRHLTKCNLRHPPGNEIYRKGTISFFEIDGRKNKTYSQNLCLLAKCFLDHKTLYYDTDPFLFYVMTEYDSKGFHIVGYFSKEKESTEDYNVACILTLPPYQRRGYGKLLIEFSYELSKVEGKTGTPEKPLSDLGLLSYRSYWSQTILEILMDLKPDNGERPQITINEISEITSVKKEDVISTLQYLNLINYYKGQYILTLSEDIVEGHERAMQKRHLPIDPKCLHFTPKDWSKRGKW from the exons ATGACCAAAATGGCGGATTCGTCG GTCGATGTTATCGAGGGCTGTCGGCTCCCTGTTCTCCGAAAAAATCAGGAAAACGAAGACGAGTGGC CCCTGGCTGAAATTCTCAGTGTGAAAGAGATCCCTGGGAGAAAACTCTACTATGTCCACTATATTGACT TCAACAAGCGTCTGGATGAGTGGGTTACTCCGGAAAGGCTTGACATGAAGAAGCTCCAGTTCCCTAAGAAGGAGGCTAAAACGCCTACTAAGAACGGGCTTCCGGGTTCACGTCCCAGctccccagagagagaggtggtaagAGCAGCCGGAACTGGCCCCCAACATCCCCCCAGCCGGCCCCCCCAGCCGCAAGCCCAGCAGAAGTGTCTACCCACCAAGACTTCTATACCAGACTTTCAAGTGCTGCAACAACAAGTTCAG AGGAAGAGTCTTGATCTCAACCTTCAGACTGCCACAGCTCCTTCCAGAGGCAAAACCCTGCCCACACCG AAGAGGAAAGCAGAGTCGGTGTCCCTGGCAACACAAGTGTCCCCGGCAACCCCCGTGCCATCCTTGCCAGGTTTGGCTGAAGCCTCCCAGGTGTCAGTTTACCCTGCTGTGAGGGACACCAACACTTTCAACCTCAAATCCAACGCCCACGATGATCACGAGCAGCTTACCTCACTCACGACG AATGGTACTGCCCGTCGCCCCATGCCCAATCAACCAGGCAGGAAGAGGAAGCAGCCCCCCAACTGTGGGGGAACCGATGAG ATAATTAAGGTTTTCCAGTATAACAACAGCCCTCGATGTGCCAATGTCTATCTGCCGCCAGGAGAG GACTCGCAGGACAGCTCCGATGGCATCCCCTCTGCCCCTCGCATGACCGGCAGTCTGGTGTCGGACCGTAGCCATGACGACATTGTCACGCGTATGAAGAACATTGACTGCATTGAACTGGGCCGCCACAGGCTGAAGCCCTGGTACTTCTCCCCCTACCCACAGGAACTGACCACATTGCCTATTCTCTACCTCTGCGAGTTCTGCCTCAAGTACCTCAAGAGCCTTAAGTGCCTGCAGAGGCATCTG ACCAAGTGTAATCTTCGGCATCCCCCTGGCAATGAGATCTACCGCAAGGGCACCATCTCCTTTTTTGAAATAGACGGCAGAAAAAACAAA ACATACTCTCAGAACCTGTGTTTACTGGCCAAGTGTTTCCTGGACCACAAGACGCTGTACTATGACACAGACCCCTTCCTCTTCTACGTCATGACAGAGTACGACTCCAAGGGCTTCCACATAGTGGGCTACTTCTCCAAG GAGAAAGAGTCGACGGAAGATTACAACGTGGCTTGTATTCTCACCTTACCTCCCTATCAGAGGAGAGGCTACGGCAAATTGCTCATTGAGTTCA GTTATGAGCTGTCTAAGGTAGAGGGGAAGACGGGCACACCAGAGAAGCCTCTGTCTGACCTGGGGCTGCTCTCCTACCGCTCCTACTGGTCCCAGACCATCCTGGAGATCCTCATGGACCTCAAGCCTGACAACGGGGAGAGGCCTCAGATCACAATCAA TGAGATCAGCGAGATCACCAGTGTGAAGAAAGAGGATGTCATATCTACACTTCAGTACCTAAACCTAATAAACTACTATAAG GGCCAGTATATTCTGACTCTTTCAGAGGACATAGTGGAGGGGCATGAGAGAGCAATGCAGAAGCGTCATCTGCCCATCGACCCCAAATGCCTTCACTTCACCCCCAAGGACTGGAGCAAGAGGGGCAAGTGGTAG